A window of the Helianthus annuus cultivar XRQ/B chromosome 4, HanXRQr2.0-SUNRISE, whole genome shotgun sequence genome harbors these coding sequences:
- the LOC110933797 gene encoding suppressor protein SRP40-like, with protein sequence MPTPHPDNDLIDKNDLIAQNINCENDKISNVSESSEEAIEREEDVCDEDCGGTKIGIGYSGDSYTTVNCFAWNCEKSNKTLKCVDLKSAFCDKQVACEPPVFVPELKQNRFGKLLTEEIPEFVPSHTGMSESDKEPNEESSSEDSSTTTSEGGEGSSSEDQGDSDFQSYQEWESSNDSETSVTDDGKKVENLEPSSVQESTTSNDTASPVNQDPLEEHLVIEDCTSSDDESVVNESLGESKIKRSSEVVEHHVCQHAESSSKQSLPLVASHGTSKSQKPFKACFRCGKEGHVLKQCPERHDPDGKDNQHCFSGSKGKNHTSLKDRMKNFQSRSPHVKPVSHDSKMKRTNTSKPQSFPPGLKHKIISNFKSFTNKIFKPTQVWRVKQVVVKEINEGKDLAYREVYYFDERGQPKTTMAWVPLSN encoded by the coding sequence ATGCCAACTCCTCATCCTGACAacgatttaattgataaaaatgATTTGATTGCTCAAAATATCAAttgtgaaaatgataaaatttctaacGTTTCTGAAAGCAGTGAAGAGGCGATTGAGCGTGAGGAGGATGTGTGCGATGAGGATTGTGGTGGCACGAAAATAGGAATAGGgtattcaggcgacagttataCTACTGTTAACTGTTTTGCCTGGAACTGTGAGAAATCAAACAAAACTTTAAAATGTGTTGACTTAAAATCTGCTTTTTGTGATAAACAAGTTGCGTGTGAACCTCCTGTGTTTGTTCCAGAATTGAAACAAAACAGATTCGGAAAATTGCTTACCGAGGAAATTCCAGAATTTGTTCCATCTCATACAGGTATGTCAGAGTCTGATAAGGAGCCAAATGAAGAAAGCAGCAGTGAAGACTCAAGCACCACAACTTCAGAAGGTGGCGAAGGAAGCTCAAGTGAGGATCAAGGCGATTCAGATTTTCAGTCATATCAAGAATGGGAAAGCTCAAATGACTCAGAAACTTCAGTAACAGATGATGGTAAAAAGGTTGAAAACCTTGAACCATCGAGTGTTCAAGAATCAACAACCTCAAATGACACTGCAAGTCCAGTCAATCAAGATCCACTAGAAGAACACTTAGTTATTGAAGACTGCACAAGCTCAGATGATGAATCAGTGGTGAATGAAAGTCTTGGGGAGTCAAAGATCAAAAGATCATCTGAAGTTGTCGAACATCACGTCTGTCAACATGCTGAGTCAAGCTCAAAGCAATCCCTGCCCCTAGTTGCATCACACGGAACTTCAAAGTCTCAAAAGCCATTCAAGGCTTGTTTTAGGTGTGGAAAAGAAGGTCATGTGCTCAAACAATGCCCAGAACGACACGATCCAGATGGTAAAGACAACCAACATTGCTTCTCTGGATCAAAAGGTAAAAATCACACATCTTTGAAAGATCGGATGAAAAACTTTCAATCCAGATCTCCACATGTGAAGCCGGTTTCACATGATTCAAAGATGAAAAGGACCAACACATCAAAACCTCAATCTTTCCCTCCGGGTCTCAAACATAAAattatttcaaattttaaatcttttacaaacaaaatttttAAACCAACACAGGTTTGGCGAGTCAAACAAGTGGTTGTAAAAGAAATCAATGAGGGAAAAGATTTGGCATATCGGGAGGTTTATTATTTTGATGAAAGGGGACAACCCAAGACTACGATGGCTTGGGTTCCACTCTCTAACTGA